aagaaaacctcCAGCACGACATTTCTGgtgacccttttttttgttaaaaagttGTGATACGCTCTGTAGAGGCTGTGCAGTATGTGGTCCTCACTGAATATCTGAATGGGggtgaagtgaaaaaagggaagttgAGAAGGAGGGGGGTATTCTGTTAGGTTTATCCCAATTGTGGTTACCCATCACAGGGCAATTGTTTTGGTGGGGTTACTTCTCTACAATAGTACACTCGCTTTGGGGGGTTTGTCCCCTGCACGCGTTTGTTTTACTCCCTCACCAGTTGGCCATCTAGCAGGAGAAAGAAGCGGCGCATGTCAGGGTCTCCAGCCTGCGTTTTTTCATTGTACGCCGTTAGAAGGTGCTTCGCGTTGGTGACATTTTTAAACACTGCAAGGGTTACACTAACAGTTTCGTCTGCGATGTGCAGTTCCCTCTGCATTTTTCCCCGGATTAGCGTCTTTGCGCTTgcttcgttcgtttgttttgttttgcctTATGATGTTACCTGTTTTggctacctttttttgctacctttttggctacctttttttgcgacctttttggctacctttttttgcgacCTTTTTTGCGACCTTTTtgacttccttttttttgctacctTTTTGgctaccattttttttccttttttttgttccttcctcCAAGCGCGCCAACTTAGCACACAAGATGCAGCCCCCTAGCCGCGGAAGCACCGCCCAGTGCGTGGCACTTCCCTGGGTTAGATGCCCATAAAATGAACATACAACGCACAAGTGCACCCGTGTCGAAAGGGGCGAAGCTTTCTAGTAAGTCCACGTGGGAAAAGCGCAGGGGAGAAAAGTATATTCCACTTTCGAAGCGCTTCACAAGCGTGgcagcagaaaaaaaaaaaggtagaaaaaatggtagaaaaaatggtagaaaaaatggtaGAAAAAGAGGTAGTAAAAgaggtagaaaaaatgggtcCTATTATATTTgcctccaaaaaaggggaaccacACTGCcctcttaaaaaggaaagtaacaaaaggagggagggaaaagagaCAAGAGAGtgggtacaaaaaaatgggtgccTTCTTTTTCGAGTCTGCTTTGGAACCGAGGTAACCCTTTCTCACTTAACCTTATGTGACACCCCTCCCCGGGGGTGTAGTCATGTGTCTcacttttttgtacataagAAAGGAACGGGGCAGTTGTAGGTAATTCACACTTAAGTGACTCCTCTGTGTGAATTAAGCCTCTCTCAATCTCTGTTATCTCGCTGCTAACAATGCTGCTTGTGAGGGTGCGTCCCCACCGGTTGCATGCCCAATTGTTGAGGCAAAGGTGGGAAAAGCGTGTCAGTGTTCATGCATACGTCTATGCACGTATGTAAATATGTGTATGCCTGTACGTATGTGCCTGTATGCATATGCCTGTGCACACGTAGGGCCATCCGTATACCCCCCCCTCCAACCGGCACAATTGTAGAAAAAACCAAAACAGTACAGCCCCCCTCCCAGGGTAAGAACAAATAGTGTAGTCATGTCATTTGTCCACATGCTTACCACATAGGGTAGgttccaaaaaaggaggtagCCATTGCTCGTTGCGTTGTTCTCTTTTTAAGGACCGCTAACAGGTTGTGATATTTTGGTGGGGAGGGGCACACGCACTGATTACACGTTGGACAAATAAAGTCACAGAGGACTGACTCCTCCTACTCTTACTcctcctccaaaaaaaaaaaaaaacacgctcATCACCAACATGGGAAGGGGTGCTTTCTAGAGGTGGAAGTATTTCCTTTGAATAGGCGCATAAATCCAAAATGACAATTATGCCTTCCCAAAAATATGGTTCAAAAATACTACGTGCGATGTGGGGAGAATATCACATGGTTGCTACTTCGTGATGACAGATCGGAGGAGGGTTAAAATGAAGAGAGTTTCCAAAGCACTTGAGTGCACgggtttctttttcctttttcctttttttttttttttttttcgcttttgcttcgctttcctttcctttcctgtGTAACTTGGCACAAACGTTCTGTTCATATTTGGGCAAATTCCTTGAGTGTCTTATTTATAACGCATGTTTGGCGAAAAGACTGCCATCCTTCTGTTGCGCATGCACAGAGTTGAATTGCGCGTCAACATGGGCACTGCTGTGCGTGCACACACTATGGGACAtgttgaaaaggaaaaaaaaaaaatgctacatATTGTCCCACCGGTTGCTCCACATGTTGTCCCACCGGTTGCTCCACATGTTATCCCACTGGTTGGTCTACCTGATATCCCACCGGTTGGTCCACCTGATATCCCACCGGTTGGTCCACCTGATATCCCGCCGGTTATACCTTCACCTATGTCAACACACTTCTGCGATCGTTTCCAACACGACAGGGTGTACAgaatgcactttttttttttttagttcacTCGGAGGGGCTAAACGGTGGAACTGCTGAACTGCTGAGCTGCGGAACCGTGGGTCATGTGTTAACGAAGCAGTTATgaactccccccccttcacaTGGGAAGATACAACACGAAGAGAACAGAGATGAAAAAAGTggtctcgttttttttccccctttgtgttATCACCCTCCTCGCCTACTTGAACGATGTGAAATTGGCAGGATGTGTTAGTAGGGCCGTCAGAAGGGACGCTAGGAAGAACGCAGGGACAGCCCAATGGAGACATAGCATGGAACCCCTTGGGGGGCACCATCAATCGGGGGAAGCGTTACAATCGGGAGAAGCGCCACAATCGGGAGAAGCGCCACAATCTGGGGAAGCACCACAATCGCGGGAAACGCAGCAATCGCAAAAATCGCAACAATCGCAACAATCGCAACAATCGCAGCAATCGCAGCAATCGCAACAATCGGCACAAACGAAGCAGCCTCCAGTGGCTAATCGGAACCCCAGCGGCGCAGAGAAGAAGGACACGACTGAACAAgaggaacaaaacaaaaaagggctcTACTCCTTCGTGTCACTGAAGTTCATACCCTTCATCGTGCACTCACTAATCCACACGGGGGTTAATCAAATCCCCAGGGAAGTGGAAGAGAAgcatatttacaattttgaaaaaagtcCAGCAGTTAGATATATGCTCATAGCTCAGGAGCGCCGTGATAACTTCATGTACATTTGTTTTCTCGTCGTATCTTTTGTGGTGGTCATTTTAatcgcaatttttatttttaaattttttttcaacctttGACACAGTAATGTTGTTAGTGATCACACTGGGGGGAGTGACATGTGACCCGTTAAATgggcatatacacacacgtgcgtgacatcataaaaaaggtgaactctccccagaaaaaattatcacccCAGTGGGGAGGATTCCCTTCACGTGTTGTTCAGGCagaaa
The sequence above is drawn from the Plasmodium cynomolgi strain B DNA, chromosome 10, whole genome shotgun sequence genome and encodes:
- a CDS encoding hypothetical protein (putative); translation: MGRYNTKRTEMKKVVSFFFPLCVITLLAYLNDVKLAGCKDTTEQEEQNKKGLYSFVSLKFIPFIVHSLIHTGVNQIPREVEEKHIYNFEKSPAVRYMLIAQERRDNFMYICFLVVSFVVVILIAIFIFKFFFNL